The Providencia sp. PROV188 genome includes a region encoding these proteins:
- a CDS encoding acyltransferase family protein: protein MRDGTRAMQVKNRHLPNWQTLKLILSSLIVFNFYLNVNPTVKSDYSILIEIFDWVLIPMFVFIAAYLSKGILWQGWRAHLIPPLIIYFTFQTIDAIPLYFTNRLSIEEYLLFPQNGVWFFLAVPIWQAVFLLLPSFIKNNVGGVTVTLLLSIIIAFFSKIHLSDLTGFSAIIQYFPFFVMAYFCDDKKIVWLRQNVFFVVSAVIALVVIYIYTPVDIESELIKILGENQLTYHFFEYIFAFLMGVLISIAVMCIALSTERFVKIANNALGVYLIHPIICFLLLTGLSSFHIEAGLPLLILLTLFTITLALFLAKNSTIHWFLNPELKSRK, encoded by the coding sequence ATGCGTGATGGAACTCGTGCTATGCAGGTGAAAAATCGTCATTTACCGAATTGGCAAACATTAAAATTAATATTGAGTTCTTTAATTGTCTTTAATTTTTATTTAAATGTTAATCCAACCGTGAAATCCGATTATTCAATATTGATTGAAATATTTGATTGGGTATTAATCCCGATGTTTGTTTTTATCGCTGCATATTTAAGCAAAGGAATTTTATGGCAAGGTTGGCGTGCCCATTTAATCCCACCTTTAATTATCTATTTCACGTTTCAAACGATAGATGCGATCCCGCTTTATTTTACAAATCGATTAAGTATCGAGGAATATTTACTGTTCCCTCAAAACGGTGTTTGGTTTTTTTTAGCGGTACCGATATGGCAAGCCGTTTTTTTATTACTGCCTTCATTTATAAAGAATAATGTCGGGGGAGTGACTGTCACCTTGCTGTTATCCATCATCATTGCGTTTTTCTCCAAGATACACTTATCGGATCTTACTGGTTTTTCGGCGATTATTCAGTATTTTCCATTCTTTGTTATGGCATACTTTTGTGATGACAAGAAAATAGTTTGGCTCAGACAAAATGTATTTTTTGTCGTATCCGCAGTAATCGCCTTAGTTGTGATTTATATTTATACCCCAGTAGATATTGAATCTGAGCTAATAAAGATTTTAGGGGAAAACCAACTTACTTATCATTTCTTTGAGTATATTTTTGCATTTCTAATGGGCGTGTTAATTTCAATTGCAGTGATGTGTATTGCATTATCGACTGAGCGATTTGTGAAAATAGCAAATAACGCATTGGGAGTGTATTTAATTCATCCGATCATCTGTTTCTTACTATTAACTGGGTTAAGTTCATTCCATATTGAAGCGGGTTTACCGCTTTTAATTTTGCTCACTCTCTTCACCATTACGTTAGCGTTATTTCTAGCCAAAAATTCGACCATTCATTGGTTTTTAAACCCTGAATTAAAGTCGAGAAAATAA
- the prs gene encoding ribose-phosphate diphosphokinase, with amino-acid sequence MPDMKLFAGNATPELAQRVANRLYTNLGDAAVGRFSDGEVSVQINENVRGGDIFIIQSTCAPTNDNLMELVVMVDALRRASAGRITAVIPYFGYARQDRRVRSARVPITAKVVADFLSSVGVDRVLTVDLHAEQIQGFFDVPVDNVFGSPILLEDMLQKDLENPIVVSPDIGGVVRARAIAKLLNDTDMAIIDKRRPRANVSQVMHIIGDVSGRDCILVDDMIDTGGTLCKAAEALKERGAKRVFAYATHPIFSGNAVDNIKNSVIDEVIVCDTIPLSPEIKALNKVRTLTLSGMLAEAIRRISNEESISAMFEH; translated from the coding sequence GTGCCCGATATGAAGCTTTTTGCTGGTAACGCTACACCGGAACTAGCACAACGTGTTGCTAACCGCCTTTACACTAATCTTGGAGACGCGGCTGTTGGTCGTTTTAGCGACGGCGAAGTCAGTGTTCAAATTAATGAAAATGTTCGCGGTGGTGATATTTTTATCATCCAGTCAACTTGCGCACCAACCAATGACAACCTGATGGAACTCGTTGTTATGGTCGATGCCCTGCGCCGTGCATCTGCTGGTCGTATTACCGCTGTTATCCCTTACTTCGGTTATGCAAGACAGGATCGTCGCGTACGTTCTGCCCGTGTACCAATCACCGCTAAAGTTGTTGCCGATTTTCTGTCAAGTGTGGGTGTTGACCGTGTTCTTACTGTTGACTTACACGCAGAGCAGATCCAGGGCTTCTTTGATGTTCCTGTAGATAACGTATTTGGTAGCCCAATCCTTCTGGAAGATATGCTGCAGAAAGATTTAGAAAACCCAATCGTTGTTTCTCCAGACATCGGCGGCGTCGTTCGTGCTAGAGCAATCGCGAAATTACTGAACGATACTGATATGGCAATCATTGACAAACGTCGCCCACGCGCAAACGTTTCTCAAGTGATGCATATCATCGGTGACGTTTCTGGTCGTGACTGTATCTTAGTTGACGATATGATTGATACTGGTGGCACACTGTGTAAAGCAGCTGAAGCGCTGAAAGAACGTGGTGCTAAGCGTGTATTCGCTTATGCAACTCACCCAATCTTCTCAGGTAATGCTGTAGACAACATCAAAAACTCTGTAATTGATGAAGTCATTGTTTGTGACACAATTCCTCTTTCTCCTGAAATCAAGGCGCTGAACAAAGTTCGCACCCTGACCCTTTCAGGCATGCTGGCCGAAGCTATTCGCCGTATCAGCAATGAAGAGTCAATTTCTGCGATGTTCGAGCACTAA
- a CDS encoding nucleotidyltransferase family protein has product MNIGILILAAGKSERFQRAGGGGSKLNYRIDQQTVFEKTLVNSMNSELPIHVVTRADNLGVINNCLHFNIPFSVLNSHGLGESIALGVKNTSNWSGWLIQLGDMPYISHEIFIRVANELKNYSLVRPVYKNIPGHPVGISEKYRQNLLNLSGDNGAKSILRHQLVYEMQINDENVIKDIDYLPNKN; this is encoded by the coding sequence ATGAATATAGGTATATTAATATTAGCGGCAGGAAAAAGTGAGCGTTTTCAACGTGCTGGTGGTGGAGGAAGTAAATTAAATTATCGAATTGACCAACAAACGGTGTTCGAAAAAACGCTTGTAAATTCAATGAATAGTGAATTGCCTATTCATGTAGTCACTCGCGCTGATAATTTGGGTGTCATTAACAATTGTTTACATTTTAATATTCCATTTTCCGTATTAAATAGCCATGGACTAGGGGAATCGATTGCGTTAGGCGTAAAAAATACCTCTAATTGGAGTGGCTGGTTAATTCAGTTGGGTGATATGCCCTATATTTCTCACGAAATATTTATTCGAGTTGCGAACGAATTAAAAAATTATTCATTAGTGCGACCTGTATATAAAAACATACCGGGGCACCCTGTCGGAATATCAGAAAAGTATCGACAAAATTTGCTTAATTTATCGGGAGATAATGGCGCAAAATCAATATTACGTCATCAATTGGTTTACGAAATGCAGATAAATGATGAGAATGTCATTAAAGATATTGATTATCTTCCAAATAAAAACTAA
- a CDS encoding c-type cytochrome encodes MIKRIILWLIAIAIVVWAILYWYESRKPDGPVQKVTASAEEIERGRYLTLAGDCAACHTSTNGAPLAGGFPLDTPFGTIYSSNLTPSADYGIGRWTKEEFHKALTEGVSPPSKNLYPAMPYTSYKGITRSDSDAIYSYLMSRPAVDVAPPENSLPFPLNQRMAMIGWNLLFFNDKPLPNSSQGSSPEWERGKYLVNVLEHCSECHTPRGALGEMELDKYMKGGALGRFTAPDITPDALAARGWTKEDLQQFFMTGLAPQGSAYSDMHPVIYLSTQHLTPEDNKAIATYLMGDNPPATLPLKMGDGNAIGKQVYLESCSGCHSYDGSGKPNVAVAMKGNSTLRDVDSTNLINAVLDGLPEQAFPNNQNMQSMPGFADKLSDQQIANLVNFLRVQWGGQAGDVTPEQVKALRK; translated from the coding sequence ATGATCAAACGTATTATTTTATGGTTGATAGCGATAGCTATTGTCGTCTGGGCGATTCTGTATTGGTATGAGAGTCGCAAACCTGACGGTCCAGTGCAAAAAGTCACCGCGAGCGCCGAGGAGATTGAGCGTGGTCGTTACTTAACACTTGCCGGTGACTGTGCGGCATGCCATACCAGCACAAATGGCGCACCTCTAGCGGGTGGTTTTCCTCTCGATACCCCCTTTGGTACTATTTATAGCAGTAACTTAACACCTTCTGCTGATTATGGGATTGGCCGCTGGACAAAAGAAGAGTTCCATAAAGCATTAACTGAAGGTGTTTCGCCACCAAGCAAAAACCTCTACCCTGCGATGCCATATACCTCCTATAAAGGAATAACTCGCAGTGATTCTGATGCTATCTACAGTTATTTAATGAGCCGCCCAGCGGTAGATGTCGCACCACCAGAAAATTCGCTGCCTTTCCCGTTAAACCAGCGTATGGCGATGATTGGCTGGAACCTATTATTTTTCAATGACAAACCATTGCCAAATAGCTCTCAAGGCAGTTCTCCTGAATGGGAGCGAGGAAAATATTTAGTCAATGTACTTGAACACTGCTCTGAATGTCATACACCAAGAGGAGCGCTCGGCGAAATGGAGTTAGATAAGTATATGAAAGGTGGTGCATTGGGTCGTTTCACTGCCCCTGACATTACCCCTGACGCCCTCGCCGCCCGTGGTTGGACAAAAGAAGATCTCCAACAGTTCTTCATGACAGGATTAGCGCCGCAAGGTTCAGCCTACAGCGATATGCATCCGGTTATTTACCTCAGCACGCAGCATTTGACCCCGGAAGATAACAAGGCCATTGCGACCTACCTAATGGGTGATAACCCACCAGCCACATTACCGCTCAAGATGGGTGATGGCAACGCAATAGGTAAACAGGTTTATCTGGAAAGTTGCTCTGGTTGCCACTCCTATGATGGAAGCGGTAAACCTAATGTGGCAGTGGCGATGAAAGGTAATTCGACCCTGCGTGATGTGGACAGTACCAATCTTATTAATGCCGTATTGGATGGTTTGCCGGAGCAAGCGTTCCCAAATAACCAAAACATGCAAAGCATGCCAGGTTTCGCCGACAAGCTTAGCGACCAGCAAATTGCCAATTTGGTCAACTTCCTGCGTGTTCAATGGGGTGGACAAGCCGGTGATGTGACCCCTGAGCAAGTTAAAGCCCTGCGTAAATAA
- a CDS encoding DUF2583 family protein has translation MKRKMVTLIGNGLMGLGMVVMGGSIGLNLFSHIVDLGLSDDIINGSLFGIFIGALVWLVGARMGGKEKVEDRYCLLKRQFHSRNDNHRYP, from the coding sequence ATGAAACGGAAAATGGTTACTCTTATTGGTAATGGCTTGATGGGTTTGGGTATGGTGGTGATGGGGGGAAGCATCGGTTTAAACCTGTTTTCTCATATTGTTGATTTAGGGTTGTCCGATGACATCATCAATGGCTCACTGTTCGGGATCTTTATCGGTGCATTGGTTTGGTTAGTGGGCGCAAGAATGGGCGGTAAAGAGAAAGTGGAAGACCGTTACTGTTTGCTGAAACGCCAATTTCATTCCCGTAACGATAACCACCGTTACCCATAG
- a CDS encoding (2Fe-2S)-binding protein yields MSLNFLPLTININGQQYGPMDVPEGLMMIDFLHEYVDLTGSRLGCGQGICHACVVILDNPSGTSEEVRTCITGAHFFNNKSIRTIEGAATKEENGDVKLSPVQEAFIDHFSFQCGYCTPGFVNAATIFVEELQRNPIAEEELEEAIKTALNNHICRCTGYVRYYEAVRDVVMSTPGLIKETIK; encoded by the coding sequence ATGAGCCTAAATTTTCTGCCACTTACCATCAACATTAACGGTCAACAATATGGACCGATGGATGTACCTGAAGGTCTCATGATGATTGATTTTCTTCATGAGTATGTTGACCTTACGGGTTCACGACTTGGCTGTGGTCAAGGTATTTGCCACGCATGTGTGGTGATTTTGGATAATCCATCAGGCACAAGTGAAGAAGTTCGCACCTGCATTACAGGCGCACACTTTTTCAACAACAAAAGCATTCGTACCATTGAAGGGGCTGCCACCAAAGAAGAAAATGGTGACGTTAAATTATCTCCTGTACAAGAAGCATTTATCGACCATTTTAGTTTCCAATGTGGTTACTGCACCCCAGGTTTTGTCAATGCGGCAACGATTTTCGTTGAGGAATTGCAACGCAACCCGATTGCCGAAGAAGAGCTAGAAGAAGCCATCAAAACAGCTTTAAATAATCACATTTGCCGCTGTACGGGTTATGTTCGTTATTATGAAGCAGTACGAGATGTGGTGATGAGTACTCCGGGACTAATCAAGGAGACGATAAAATGA
- a CDS encoding xanthine dehydrogenase family protein molybdopterin-binding subunit — MSNNHVGLSRRHFIKCAVVAGISCYIAPLYSRAFDVLFEEKILQAPDWNPVDKKIKFRIDGYAKVQGEKVFARDIRARDIPHWPKQQGHAFLLRVTQADKIYEGFNLERLNDGLMPDRIVTASDLEKDGVAFPEFYGEDLLLPTGKTPAYLGQAVALLIYHDFAKFNFAKETLKFHDDVIQYGAYTGPLQRDPWGTYRGVRIGGETPFSPDTYSSMKDMPISPIGMKKHLPIWPEGREGGKLDQEGMYYADELAKQLENPPEDWLVIKRKYFSQSIDTSALEPDNANGWYDAKTQSFHLVIPTQSPQEVAASLPEMLAKSKFPIKQIFLHPCFTVGYGSKDHTPFPYYGAMATLYGDGVPIRLANDRYEQFQSTIKRHAFDMDYTLAVNKKTHKIEALSASFIGDGGGRCNFTPSVVMVAATGAQAIYYIPRSDLSAVGIASRAVDAGSARGYGTLQAMAATDMIMEEAAKLLKADPIEFRLKNIIKSGMKNTQGAIPGGAIRADEVLSRCAEHPMWKERAKRKAEFEAKNAGKLFGTGISCVQKDFGTGAESSFARVELTPEGKIAIYHSGAEIGTGMSTSQAVVCAKWLGKPAEEAHFSVVDWSVLPMISTGNPFAMAQDEQERLATNPLWTPNYCSPASASNSAYYFTHSTEEAARLVFEYGLWPAAMSIWQEGIGGGQAAPLVVRREDARWVANGLTADGLEVLSLQRLIDRTFEMGGLTGAVCHVFNRWEWAEADFKINDETRRLPVDGLSLRFADKDYQVWHREKAYYPDTQRNNAGVTYYSAVATLSELAIDKATGHVELLDHHTVVECGNLIVPQLVSGQIQGGLAMGIGHALHEYLPLYEDGPGNGTWNFNRYHLPLANDVAVWKQTSEILPGLSDTDPPKGVAEVVMIPVVSSIVNAIADATGHHFLSLPVRPNDILEVLS; from the coding sequence ATGAGCAATAACCATGTCGGACTATCCCGCAGACACTTTATCAAATGTGCTGTTGTTGCGGGGATCTCTTGTTATATCGCCCCTTTGTATAGCCGAGCTTTTGATGTGCTATTCGAGGAAAAAATTCTTCAGGCTCCCGACTGGAACCCTGTCGATAAAAAAATCAAATTCCGAATTGATGGCTATGCCAAAGTGCAAGGTGAAAAAGTCTTTGCAAGAGATATTCGAGCCCGCGATATCCCTCACTGGCCCAAACAACAAGGACACGCCTTTCTTCTACGCGTCACCCAAGCCGATAAAATCTACGAAGGTTTTAATCTCGAACGACTTAATGATGGCTTAATGCCTGACCGTATTGTTACCGCCAGTGATTTAGAAAAAGATGGCGTCGCCTTCCCTGAGTTCTATGGTGAAGATTTACTATTACCGACAGGAAAAACCCCTGCTTACTTAGGGCAAGCCGTCGCGTTACTAATTTATCATGATTTTGCCAAATTTAACTTCGCTAAAGAGACACTCAAATTCCACGATGATGTCATCCAATATGGTGCTTATACGGGACCATTACAGCGAGATCCTTGGGGAACTTATCGTGGGGTTCGTATCGGCGGAGAAACACCATTCTCACCTGATACATACTCCAGCATGAAAGATATGCCTATTTCCCCGATTGGTATGAAAAAGCATCTCCCAATCTGGCCTGAAGGTCGTGAAGGTGGAAAGCTTGATCAAGAAGGCATGTATTATGCGGATGAACTTGCAAAACAGTTAGAAAATCCGCCGGAAGATTGGCTGGTTATCAAGCGTAAATACTTTTCGCAATCTATTGATACCTCAGCGCTCGAACCCGATAATGCCAATGGCTGGTATGATGCCAAAACACAATCTTTCCATTTAGTGATCCCAACACAGTCCCCGCAAGAAGTTGCCGCATCACTGCCTGAAATGCTCGCAAAATCTAAATTCCCAATTAAGCAAATATTCTTACACCCTTGCTTTACGGTGGGTTATGGCTCGAAAGATCACACCCCATTCCCTTATTATGGTGCGATGGCAACTCTGTATGGTGATGGCGTTCCGATCCGCCTAGCCAACGACCGTTATGAACAGTTCCAATCCACCATCAAACGCCATGCGTTTGACATGGATTACACCCTCGCCGTCAATAAGAAAACCCATAAAATTGAAGCACTTTCCGCCTCATTTATTGGGGATGGCGGCGGTCGATGTAACTTTACGCCTTCCGTTGTGATGGTTGCAGCCACTGGCGCCCAAGCCATCTACTATATTCCTCGCAGTGATTTATCGGCTGTGGGTATCGCTTCTCGCGCGGTCGATGCGGGATCTGCTCGTGGTTATGGTACGTTACAGGCCATGGCTGCCACTGACATGATCATGGAAGAAGCCGCAAAATTACTCAAAGCCGATCCTATTGAGTTTCGCCTGAAAAACATCATCAAATCAGGAATGAAAAATACCCAAGGGGCTATCCCAGGCGGCGCAATTCGTGCGGATGAAGTGCTGAGCCGTTGCGCTGAGCACCCAATGTGGAAAGAAAGAGCAAAACGTAAAGCCGAGTTTGAAGCTAAAAATGCAGGCAAATTATTTGGTACCGGCATTTCTTGCGTTCAAAAAGACTTCGGTACAGGTGCTGAATCCTCCTTTGCGCGCGTTGAACTCACACCTGAAGGGAAAATAGCTATTTATCATAGTGGTGCGGAGATTGGTACGGGGATGTCCACATCCCAAGCCGTAGTCTGTGCCAAGTGGTTAGGCAAACCTGCGGAAGAAGCCCATTTTTCGGTTGTGGATTGGTCAGTTCTGCCGATGATTTCGACAGGAAACCCATTTGCCATGGCGCAAGATGAACAAGAACGCCTCGCCACTAACCCGCTTTGGACACCGAATTACTGCTCCCCAGCTAGCGCCAGTAACTCCGCTTATTATTTCACCCACAGTACTGAAGAAGCCGCTCGATTAGTCTTTGAATATGGTCTGTGGCCAGCGGCAATGTCAATTTGGCAAGAGGGTATTGGTGGTGGGCAAGCAGCGCCGCTCGTGGTTCGTCGTGAGGATGCCCGTTGGGTTGCCAATGGTCTCACCGCTGATGGGCTAGAAGTGCTCAGCTTACAACGCTTAATCGACCGTACATTTGAGATGGGTGGTTTAACTGGCGCAGTTTGCCATGTCTTTAACCGCTGGGAATGGGCTGAAGCTGATTTCAAAATTAATGATGAAACCCGCCGCCTTCCTGTTGATGGTCTTTCCCTACGATTTGCAGACAAAGATTATCAAGTATGGCATCGCGAAAAAGCGTATTACCCTGATACTCAACGAAACAATGCTGGCGTTACCTATTACAGCGCCGTCGCTACCTTATCTGAACTTGCCATTGATAAGGCCACCGGTCATGTCGAATTACTCGACCACCATACCGTCGTTGAATGCGGAAACTTAATTGTTCCTCAATTGGTTTCAGGGCAAATCCAAGGTGGATTAGCGATGGGTATTGGTCATGCGCTCCATGAATATTTACCTCTCTACGAAGATGGACCCGGAAATGGAACATGGAACTTTAACCGTTATCATTTACCCCTCGCAAATGATGTTGCAGTTTGGAAACAAACTAGCGAAATCCTGCCAGGGTTATCCGATACCGATCCACCAAAAGGGGTCGCTGAAGTTGTTATGATCCCTGTCGTTTCTTCCATCGTCAATGCGATTGCTGATGCAACAGGGCACCATTTCTTGAGTCTGCCTGTTCGCCCTAACGATATTCTAGAGGTATTATCATGA
- the ychF gene encoding redox-regulated ATPase YchF: protein MGFKCGIVGLPNVGKSTLFNALTKAGIEAANFPFCTIEPNTGVVPMPDPRLDQLAEIVKPQRILPTTMEFVDIAGLVKGASKGEGLGNQFLTNIRETEAIGHVVRCFENDNIIHVAGQVDPAADIEVINTELALSDLDTCERAIHRVQKRAKGGDKDAKAELEALEKCLPHLEQAGMLRSLDLTAEDKAAIRYLSFLTLKPTMYIANVNEDGFENNPYLDKVYEIAKAEGSVVVPVCAAIESDIAELDDEERDEFMADLGIEEPGLNRVIRAGYELLNLQTYFTAGVKEVRAWTIPVGATAPQAAGKIHTDFEKGFIRAQTIAFEDFIKFRGEQGAKEAGKMRAEGKDYIVKDGDVLNFLFNV from the coding sequence ATGGGTTTTAAATGCGGTATCGTTGGTCTGCCTAACGTGGGTAAATCCACTCTGTTTAATGCATTGACCAAAGCCGGCATCGAAGCAGCCAACTTCCCTTTCTGTACAATTGAACCAAACACGGGTGTTGTGCCAATGCCAGACCCACGTCTTGATCAATTAGCTGAAATTGTGAAGCCTCAGCGCATCCTGCCAACCACGATGGAATTCGTTGATATCGCGGGTCTGGTAAAAGGCGCATCGAAAGGTGAAGGTCTTGGTAACCAATTCCTGACTAACATCCGTGAAACGGAAGCGATTGGTCACGTCGTTCGTTGTTTCGAAAATGACAATATCATCCACGTTGCTGGCCAAGTTGACCCAGCAGCCGATATTGAAGTGATCAACACTGAATTAGCGCTGTCTGACTTAGATACTTGTGAGCGTGCTATTCACCGCGTACAAAAACGCGCAAAAGGCGGCGATAAAGACGCAAAAGCGGAATTAGAAGCTCTAGAAAAATGCCTGCCACACTTAGAACAAGCTGGCATGCTGCGTTCATTAGATTTAACCGCTGAAGATAAAGCCGCAATCCGTTATTTAAGCTTCTTGACCCTGAAGCCAACCATGTACATTGCTAACGTCAATGAAGATGGTTTTGAAAATAACCCATACTTAGACAAAGTCTACGAAATCGCTAAAGCCGAAGGTTCTGTAGTTGTGCCTGTTTGCGCCGCTATCGAATCTGATATCGCCGAGCTAGACGATGAAGAGCGCGATGAGTTTATGGCTGATTTAGGCATTGAAGAGCCAGGTCTTAACCGTGTGATTCGTGCAGGTTACGAATTATTAAACCTGCAAACTTACTTCACCGCTGGCGTGAAAGAAGTGCGTGCATGGACTATCCCTGTTGGTGCCACAGCTCCACAAGCGGCGGGTAAAATCCATACTGACTTCGAAAAAGGCTTTATCCGCGCACAAACTATCGCATTCGAAGATTTCATCAAATTCCGTGGTGAACAAGGTGCGAAAGAAGCCGGTAAAATGCGTGCAGAAGGTAAAGATTACATCGTTAAAGATGGCGATGTGTTGAACTTCTTGTTTAATGTGTAA
- the pth gene encoding aminoacyl-tRNA hydrolase, which yields MSKIKLIVGLANPGAEYAQTRHNAGAWYVDLLAQRHNQSLKEEPKFFGYTARINLNGNDIRLLVPTTFMNLSGKSVAAVANFYRINPDEILVAHDELDLPPGVAKMKLGGSNGGHNGLKDIQSKFANNPNFYRLRIGIGHPGDKNKVVGFVLGKPPLSEQKLIDDAIDESVRCTDILLSDGMDKAINRLHGFKATA from the coding sequence GTGAGTAAAATAAAATTAATTGTTGGATTAGCCAATCCGGGCGCTGAATATGCGCAAACCCGCCATAACGCTGGTGCGTGGTATGTTGATTTACTGGCACAACGCCATAACCAATCGTTAAAGGAAGAGCCTAAATTTTTTGGTTATACAGCTCGCATCAATCTTAATGGCAATGATATTCGCTTGCTGGTTCCAACCACCTTTATGAACTTGAGCGGTAAATCCGTCGCCGCGGTCGCTAATTTTTATCGCATTAATCCGGATGAAATTTTAGTGGCTCATGATGAGCTCGATTTACCACCGGGTGTTGCCAAAATGAAACTCGGTGGCAGTAACGGCGGACATAACGGCTTAAAAGATATTCAAAGTAAATTTGCCAATAACCCTAACTTTTACCGCTTACGCATTGGTATTGGGCATCCAGGCGATAAAAACAAAGTTGTTGGGTTCGTTTTAGGCAAGCCTCCGCTGTCAGAACAGAAGCTTATTGATGATGCGATTGATGAATCTGTGCGCTGCACGGACATCCTGTTATCAGATGGAATGGATAAAGCTATCAATCGCTTACATGGTTTTAAAGCCACAGCCTAA
- a CDS encoding XdhC family protein, giving the protein MLREDVSVISQAIKWAMDEPVWLCTVLNTYGSSPRSPGSLLVAKGDGMYVGSLSGGCIEEDFLQRIQQGHYLKDSQVVRYGQGGVEAKVNLPCEGSLDVLIEYLPCNPHSHQYLSQIQTALLGYTAIIKKLTLPLRSEISTVPNSQHPTHIERNGDEIQFYIMAPPKLIVAGISNVGVYCANFAVTLGFEVIICEHRDDELLRFAGQIAEQVEIKKIFPARFLEENPSASNTAIVSLTHDPRIDDLTLMEAVNTSAFYIGAMGSTRTSAKRRERLLNSGGLTLEMLEQIHAPIGIPIGSKTPPEIALAIMADIVAHKNGRG; this is encoded by the coding sequence ATGCTACGTGAAGATGTGTCCGTGATTTCTCAAGCAATAAAGTGGGCAATGGATGAACCAGTCTGGTTATGCACTGTGCTGAATACTTATGGTTCATCGCCGCGAAGCCCCGGCTCTTTATTGGTCGCTAAAGGAGATGGGATGTATGTAGGTTCTCTCTCTGGAGGCTGTATTGAAGAGGATTTTCTGCAACGAATTCAGCAAGGTCATTATTTAAAAGATAGCCAAGTTGTTCGCTATGGTCAGGGCGGGGTGGAAGCCAAAGTCAATTTACCTTGTGAAGGGAGTTTAGATGTTCTTATCGAATATTTACCCTGTAACCCGCATTCTCATCAATACCTTTCACAAATTCAAACAGCACTACTCGGTTATACCGCCATCATCAAAAAACTGACACTCCCCCTGCGAAGTGAAATTTCGACGGTACCAAACTCACAACATCCCACGCATATTGAGCGCAATGGCGATGAGATCCAATTTTATATCATGGCGCCACCCAAGCTAATCGTTGCGGGTATTTCTAATGTCGGTGTTTACTGCGCTAATTTTGCGGTCACATTAGGGTTTGAAGTGATTATTTGTGAGCATCGTGATGACGAATTGTTACGCTTTGCTGGGCAAATTGCAGAACAAGTTGAGATTAAAAAAATATTCCCTGCCCGCTTTTTAGAAGAGAATCCAAGCGCATCTAATACCGCTATTGTGTCTTTGACTCATGACCCTCGCATTGATGATTTAACATTAATGGAAGCAGTGAATACATCTGCATTTTATATTGGTGCAATGGGCTCGACCCGAACGAGCGCTAAGCGCCGAGAGCGTTTGTTAAATTCAGGGGGATTAACGCTTGAGATGTTAGAGCAGATTCATGCGCCTATCGGTATTCCCATTGGCAGTAAAACCCCACCAGAGATTGCGTTAGCGATTATGGCCGACATAGTGGCACATAAGAATGGGCGGGGTTAA